The Kocuria flava nucleotide sequence CCCTTCTTGCCGTCCTCGGCCGGGCCGGGCTTGTCGTTGAGCACCTTGAACATCTCGGGGACCAGGCGCAGCTGCACCACGCCGGTGCGGACGGTGAGGTAGAGGCCCACCCCGATGAGGACGGCGAAGACCACGTTCCACACCCAGCCGCCCAGGGTGCCCACGATCTCGGTGACGAGTTCCATTCCAGCTCCGAACTGTGAGGGACGCGCGGCCGCGGGACGGGTGTGCGCGGCGGCGGCGCGTGAACGACGGGAGCGCCCTGTCGGGCGCGCTACGGGCACACTCTAGTGGAGGTGATCCGCGTCTCCACCCCTCCGGGGGCGTCCCGCCGACGACGACGGCGCCGCCCACCCCGTCCGGTGGGCGGCGCCGTCGGGCGTCCGGTGCGGGCGGGTCAGTCGACCACGCGCACCGCGCCCCGGTCCGCGGAGGTGACCATCGAGGCGTAGGCGCGCAGCGCCTGGGAGACCTGGCGCTCGCGCGGCTTCGTCGGCGCCCACGGGGCGGCGCCCTTGGCCTGACGGCGGGCGGCGAGGGTCGCGTCGTCGACGTTGACGCGCAGCACGCGGTTCGCGACGTCGATCTCGATCTCGTCGCCGGTCTCGACGAGCCCCACGGCGCCGCCGGCGGCTGCCTCCGGGGAGATGTGCCCGATCGAGAGCCCGGAGGTGCCCCCGGAGAAGCGGCCGTCGGTGATCAGCGCGCACTCCCGGCCCAGGCCGAGGCCCTTGAGGTAGGAGGTCGGGTAGAGCATCTCCTGCATGCCGGGCCCGCCCCTGGGTCCCTCGTACTGGATGACGACGACGTCGCCCGGCTGCACGTTCTTGGAGAGGATCTCGAACACGGCCTCGTCCTGGGACTCCACCACGAAGGCCCGGCCCACGAAGTGGAAGAGCTCCTCGTCGATGCCGGCGGTCTTGATCACGGCGCCGTCCTCGGCGATGTTGCCGTAGAGGATGGCCAGGCCGCCGTCGGCGGTGTAGGCGTGCGCCACGGAGCGGATGCACCCGTTCTCGGCGTCGAGGTCGAGGGACTCGAAGCGGTTGGCGGTGGAGAACGCCCGGGTGGTGCGCACCCCGCCGGGAGCGGCGAGGAAGAGCTCCTGCGCGCGCTCGGAGGCCCTGCCGCTGCGCACGTCCCACTCGTCGAGCCACGTGGCGAGGTCGGGGGCGTGGACGCTGTGCACGTTCTCGTCGAGCAGCCCGGCCCGGCGCAGCTCGCCGAGGATCGCGGGGATCCCGCCGGCGCGGTGGACGTGCTCGATGTGGTACTGCGTGGAGTTCGGGGCGACCTTGCACAGGCAGGGCACCCGGCGGGAGAGGGCGTCGATGTCCGGGAGGGTGAAGTCGACCCCGCCCTCCTGGGCGGCGGCGAGGATGTGCAGGATCGTGTTGGTGGACCCGCCCATGGCGATGTCCAGGGCCATGGCGTTGCCGAAGGCGGCCTTCGTGGCGATGCTGCGGGGCAGCACCGAGTCGTCGTCCTGGTCGTAGTAGCGCCGGCACAGGTCCACGATCCGGCGTCCGGCCTCGCAGAACAGCTCCTTGCGGGCGACCTGCGTGGCCAGGGTCGTGCCGTTGCCGGGCAGGGAGAGCCCGAGGGCCTCGGTGAGGCAGTTCATGGAGTTGGCGGTGAACATCCCGGAGCACGAGCCGCACGTCGGGCAGGCGTTGCGCTCGATCTGCCCGAGCTGCTCGTCGGTGATCGATTCGTCCGCGGCCAGGGAGATCGCGTCGACCAGGTCGAGCCGGTGCTCCACGACGCCCTCGACGGCCTCGCCGGACTCCATGGGCCCGCCCGAGACGAAGACCACCGGGATGTTCAGGCGCATGGCGGCCAGCAGCATGCCCGGGGTGATCTTGTCGCAGTTGGAGATGCACACGAGCGCGTCGGCGCGGTGGGCGTTGACCATGTACTCCACCGAGTCCGCGATGAGGTCGCGGGAGGGCAGGGAGTAGAGCATGCCGTCGTGGCCCATCGCGATGCCGTCGTCGACCGCGATGGTGTTGAACTCCTTGGTCACCCCGCCGGCCTCGCGCACGGCGGAGGCCACGAGGTCGCCCATGTCCTTGAGGTGCACGTGGCCCGGGACGAACTGCGTGTAGGAGTTGGCGATCGCGATGATCGGCTTCCCGAAGTCGTCGTCGCCCATGCCGGTGGCCCGCCACAGGGCGCGGGCGCCGGCCATGTTGCGGCCGTGGGTCGAGGTGCGGGAGCGCAGCTGGGGCATGGCGTGCTCGGTCTCTTTCGCTCGGGGTCCGGTGGGCGCGGCGCGCCCGGGGGTCCGTCCCGAAGAATACGCGGGTCCGTGCCGGCGCATGCGTCCGTGGACGTCCGTCTCAGCATGTGGTCGCCGCCACGGTCCCTAGACTGGGGCCCACGACGCGAGGAGGCCCGAAGAGCATGAGCACCCGACCCGCACCACCGCGGCCGCAGGACGGCACGTCCTTCAGCGTGGAGCTCGCCGACGCCCTGGACCCGCTGGTCCTGGCCCTCGACGTCGGCTCGACGGCCAGCCGCGGCGGGCTGCACGACGCGACCGGCACCCCCGTGCGCGGCTACCGGCACAAGATCGAGCACGCGTTCACCACCGCCGGGGACGGGACCTCCGTGCTCGACCCGGACCGGGTGGTCGAGGAGCTGGCCCGGATCACGGATCTCGTCGTGGCCGGGCCGGAGCTGCGCGGCCGGGTCGCCGGGGTCGCCCTGGACACCTTCGCGTCCTCGCTCGTGGGCACCGGGCCCGACGGCGCGGCGCTGACCCCCTGCTACACCTACGCGGACTCCCGGTGCGCGCCCCAGCTGGCGGCGCTGCGCGCGGAGCTCGACGAGGCGGAGGTCCAGCAGCGCACCGGCGCGCGGCTGCACACCTCCTACCTCGCCCCCCGCCTGCGCTGGCTGCGCGAGGAGAACCCGGGGACGTGGGGCCGGGTCGCGCGCTGGGTCTCGCTGGGCGAGTACGTCCACCTGCGGCTGCTGGGCGCCGCCCGGGCCGGGACCTCGACCGCCGCGTGGACCGGGCTGCTGGACCGGCGCACCGGCCGGTGGGACGAGGCCCTGCTGGCGGCGTGCGGGCTCGAGCCCTCCGCGCTCGGGGAGCTCGCCGACCCGCAGGACCCGCTCCTCAACGTCGACCCGGCCGTGGGGCGGCGCTGGCCCAATCTCGCCGCGGCGGCGTGGTTCCCGCCGGTCGCGGACGGGCTCGGCGCCAACCTGGGCTCGGGCGGCGCGGACGCGGCGACCACGGTCGTCTCCCTGGCCACCTCCGGCGCGGCCCGGGTGCTGCTGCACGAGATCCCCGAGGAGGTCCCGGCCGGGCTGTGGTGCTACCGCGTGGACGCGCGGCGGTGCCTGCTGGGCGGGGCGCTCAACGACGTCGGGCGGGCCCTGAGCTGGGTGCAGCGCACGCTCGCCCTGCCCGAGGGCACGGACCTCGACGGCATCGCCCGCGCCGAGCCCTCCCCCGGCACGCCCGCGGTGCTGCCCTTCCTCACCGGCGAGCGCTCGACCGGGTGGGCCGGCGGGGCCCGGGCGGTGCTGGCCGGCGTCACCGCGGACCACGACGGCCCCGCCCTGGCCCGGGGCGTGCTGGAGGGCATCGGGGTCTCCTACGGACGGGTCGCCGACGAGCTCGCCCGGGCCGCCCCGGGCGCGGAGCGCGTGGTGGCCTCGGGGCGGGTCGCGCAGGAGGTGCCGGGGCTGCTGCAGGTCCTCGCCGACGTGCTGGGAGCGCCCGTGGCCCGTGCCGACTTCAAGCGGGCCACGCTGCGCGGGACCGCCCTGCTGGCCCTGGAGACCCTCGCCGCGGGGGTGGTCCCGGCGGAGCCTCCCTACGGGCCCGAGCACCGGCCCGTGCCCGCGCGCGCGGAGCACTACCGCGGGGTCCGCGACCGGTTCGAGGAGCTCTACGCGGCGCTGGTGCGCTGACGCGCCACGGGAGGACACGAACGTGTGCTCCGGGAAACCCCCTTGTGGCCCCGCGTGCGCCCTTCCTAGCCTGGTCTGCGGGCAGGATCCCCGGTGACCCGCCCCTCCCCGCCGCGACGGAAGGACCCACGGATGGACGACGACGCCCTCGCCCGGGAGCAGGCCCGGCGCCTGCGCGAGGCCCTGGAACGGGCCGTGATCGGCTCCCACCGGCTGTGGCTGCGCTACCTCGGCCTCGGCGGCCGGGAGGGCGAGCTCGAGGTCGAGGCCTACCTGCACGAGTGCCTGGTCCTGCCCGCCCGCCAGCGCGACCTGCTGGCCTGGGCCGCGAACACGCTGCTGGACCCGCGGGTCCACCCGCGGGTCCCCTCGACCCGGGACCTCGTTCCCCCGGAGTCCGGGGGCCGGGGACCGGCGGAGGGCTGAGCCGGCCCG carries:
- a CDS encoding gluconokinase — translated: MSTRPAPPRPQDGTSFSVELADALDPLVLALDVGSTASRGGLHDATGTPVRGYRHKIEHAFTTAGDGTSVLDPDRVVEELARITDLVVAGPELRGRVAGVALDTFASSLVGTGPDGAALTPCYTYADSRCAPQLAALRAELDEAEVQQRTGARLHTSYLAPRLRWLREENPGTWGRVARWVSLGEYVHLRLLGAARAGTSTAAWTGLLDRRTGRWDEALLAACGLEPSALGELADPQDPLLNVDPAVGRRWPNLAAAAWFPPVADGLGANLGSGGADAATTVVSLATSGAARVLLHEIPEEVPAGLWCYRVDARRCLLGGALNDVGRALSWVQRTLALPEGTDLDGIARAEPSPGTPAVLPFLTGERSTGWAGGARAVLAGVTADHDGPALARGVLEGIGVSYGRVADELARAAPGAERVVASGRVAQEVPGLLQVLADVLGAPVARADFKRATLRGTALLALETLAAGVVPAEPPYGPEHRPVPARAEHYRGVRDRFEELYAALVR
- the ilvD gene encoding dihydroxy-acid dehydratase translates to MPQLRSRTSTHGRNMAGARALWRATGMGDDDFGKPIIAIANSYTQFVPGHVHLKDMGDLVASAVREAGGVTKEFNTIAVDDGIAMGHDGMLYSLPSRDLIADSVEYMVNAHRADALVCISNCDKITPGMLLAAMRLNIPVVFVSGGPMESGEAVEGVVEHRLDLVDAISLAADESITDEQLGQIERNACPTCGSCSGMFTANSMNCLTEALGLSLPGNGTTLATQVARKELFCEAGRRIVDLCRRYYDQDDDSVLPRSIATKAAFGNAMALDIAMGGSTNTILHILAAAQEGGVDFTLPDIDALSRRVPCLCKVAPNSTQYHIEHVHRAGGIPAILGELRRAGLLDENVHSVHAPDLATWLDEWDVRSGRASERAQELFLAAPGGVRTTRAFSTANRFESLDLDAENGCIRSVAHAYTADGGLAILYGNIAEDGAVIKTAGIDEELFHFVGRAFVVESQDEAVFEILSKNVQPGDVVVIQYEGPRGGPGMQEMLYPTSYLKGLGLGRECALITDGRFSGGTSGLSIGHISPEAAAGGAVGLVETGDEIEIDVANRVLRVNVDDATLAARRQAKGAAPWAPTKPRERQVSQALRAYASMVTSADRGAVRVVD